One genomic segment of Nothobranchius furzeri strain GRZ-AD chromosome 10, NfurGRZ-RIMD1, whole genome shotgun sequence includes these proteins:
- the LOC107377062 gene encoding E3 SUMO-protein ligase ZBED1, with product MTTRKMEEAETNNISLGERRDNTPRQIFNAPGKQKSKVWTVFGFYKMAGKLDRSHAICKLCRASLTYSGSTTNLDQHAKRKHGEEYGEFTEQKRAGTSGKQARTENAIPTFFQRLGQNSARAREITASITRFIAKGLCPYNIVEWEGFQDLIHTLEPRYKIPSRNHITNTCMPALYAQVKSQVEEKLAKAERVAITTDAWTSCATESYVTITAQHIAPDWELHVYVLQTRAFKGSHTGKNVGALLKQACVDWKILDKEPALVTDNATNMVLAGVEAEMTPHLMCFAHTINLATQKAFKMDTVARLLGKVRRVVGFFHRSVRAAEILQDKQKQLALPTHKLIQDVSTRWNSTQIMLERVLEQQPAISAALMSRDLRRGEELNTLKDKDFCDVEDIVKLMVPVKLVTISMCEDKRPTLSVISPVREKLKKTFEAADEDSVVIREMKQAFREDLEKRYTGLEDLFHTAAALDPRFKSLPFLTDHDAERTFANITAKATSLHNKALATGDPVHGGPLQTTPCQTEPALGELGIRIDAPQTQHEPEDDLPPFKKKKISALDQLLGKDFEVRMAATSVRDKASEEVKRYRERASLPLEENPLQWWKEQQDLPLLSSLAKRYLCIPATSVASERVFSTAGDIVSTKRSLLKHEHVDQLIFLKKNLPSKKKKNNSDQE from the exons atGACAACACGAAAAATGGAGGAGGCGGAGACCAACAACATTAGCCTGGGCGAAAGACGTGATAATACACCGAGACAGATTTTCAACGCACCGGGAAAACAAAAATCCAAGGTTTGGACAGTGTTTGGGTTTTATAAGATGGCGGGGAAGCTCGACAGAAGCCATGCTATTTGTAAACTTTGTAGAGCCTCGTTGACCTACTCCGGGAGCACTACAAATCTGGACCAGCATGCAAAGAGAAAACACGGTGAAGAGTACGGTGAGTTTACCGAGCAGAAGCGTGCAGGAACCAGTGGCAAACAGGCAAGGACGGAGAACGCCATTCCTACTTTTTTCCAGCGACTTGGTCAAAACTCAGCACGCGCTAGGGAAATCACGGCATCAATAACACGTTTTATTGCCAAAGGATTATGTCCTTACAATATTGTCGAGTGGGAAGGATTTCAAGATTTGATTCATACATTAGAGCCCAGATATAAGATACCGTCCCGAAATCATATCACCAACACGTGTATGCCAGCGCTGTATGCCCAGGTTAAGAGCCAAGTtgaagaaaaactggcaaaagcaGAAAGAGTGGCAATAACTACTGATGCTTGGACGTCATGTGCGACGGAGTCATATGTGACCATCACAGCCCAACACATCGCTCCGGATTGGGAGTTACATGTTTACGTCTTACAGACCCGGGCATTCAAAGGATCCCACACTGGGAAGAATGTAGGTGCTCTGCTGAAACAGGCATGTGTTGACTGGAAGATTCTAGATAAAGAGCCAGCCCTGGTGACTGACAACGCCACAAACATGGTTTTAGCTGGCGTGGAAGCAGAAATGACTCCTCACCTCATGTGCTTTGCACACACTATAAATCTGGCCACACAGAAAGCCTTCAAAATGGACACAGTAGCAAGGTTGCTGGGAAAGGTGAGAAGAGTGGTTGGCTTTTTTCACCGCAGTGTCAGGGCAGCAGAAATTCTACAAGACAAACAGAAACAACTTGCTTTGCCTACCCACAAACTCATCCAAGACGTGTCCACCCGGTGGAATAGTACCCAGATTATGCTTGAACGGGTACTCGAACAACAGCCTGCCATCTCTGCTGCACTCATGTCCAGGGATCTCAGAAGAGGAGAAGAGCTTAACACTCTGAAGGACAAAGACTTCTGTGATGTTGAAGACATTGTGAAGCTGATGGTGCCAGTCAAACTTGTGACGATCAGCATGTGTGAAGACAAGCGGCCCACACTCTCAGTGATTTCCCCTGTCAGAGAAAAGCTTAAAAAGACATTTGAAGCAGCAGATGAAGACTCGGTAGTAATCAGAGAGATGAAACAAGCATTCAGAGAGGACTTGGAGAAGCGCTACACTGGCCTGGAGGATCTGTTCCACACTGCAGCAGCTCTGGATCCCCGCTTCAAGTCTCTGCCCTTCCTGACGGACCATGATGCTGAGCGGACGTTCGCAAACATAACAGCAAAAGCTACATCCCTGCATAACAAG GCTTTGGCAACAGGGGATCCAGTCCATGGAGGCCCACTGCAGACCACTCCATGCCAGACTGAACCTGCCCTTGGAGAGCTGGGCATCAGGATTGATGCCCCTCAGACCCAACATGAGCCAGAAG atgatcTCCCTCCtttcaaaaagaagaaaatatctgccTTGGACCAGCTGTTGGGAAAAGACTTTGAAGTGAGGATGGCGGCTACATCTGTGAGAGACAAGGCCAGTGAAGAAGTCAAAAGGTACAGAGAGCGTGCTTCATTGCCTCTGGAAGAAAATCCTCTACAGTGgtggaaagagcagcaggacttGCCACTGCTGTCATCTCTTGCTAAAAGATACCTCTGCATCCCAGCCACTAGTGTGGCCTCTGAACGGGTGTTCAGTACTGCTGGAGATATTGTTTCCACAAAACGCAGCCTACTCAAACATGAGCATGTGGATCAGCTCATTTTCCTGAAGAAAAATCtgccctccaaaaaaaaaaaaaacaacagtgatCAGGAGTAA